Proteins encoded in a region of the Augochlora pura isolate Apur16 chromosome 4, APUR_v2.2.1, whole genome shotgun sequence genome:
- the Arms gene encoding ankyrin repeat-rich membrane spanning isoform X2, with protein sequence MRKAKDDRIKITTHHFRISIEEEEEDEESKKKQPAEESVEASTGRRVSIKIEAEPGTSLIVDPTSRDHPDAVQSIGDHARIDPPQIFEIETVLGDQDDKSDGRSRTEESAESRSFEDPGDKDITELADANEPKKLETPSCQEKQSEPLAAKGSTTDRVSDAGIGDSAASMTILNRNLAGFHAVDLSSSGKSTVAATLYQNVDSQKSLIRGPSSVPHHSARLPDCTAIMLRDQEQISEFSEAPGSSLIDANESRKRQTSVKAEPLSGSEQVAGDDVGEVPIKGEAKETFRTETREQKVSQSPWEQESPGSRMFEQVVGSGDGRYSPLKDHPSLESSSTMEKRVPEAGYSSLEAQDSTEEVSLSDRLRSWNRTERRGSQKSVASTRSFKSSDSPRSPGPLAGVARSVSFEDQIKSKPWSPIKRRESQRSNSSARSFKDKSSESSRSFDYPISPEAPLRRVSVDHQQKSCSLLERRESQGSVSSAMSFKSKPPGLPEELVASSEGSPKNVPYILTNINEVEKRAYTPSASSGQVSSPAVISALEKSILLASQKSPSIQASPLLIRRCLKAEAAARSSLDNSSLKIQDPEEVDEVYLKRRLTLPAISFGKHSATVEPSPLWIRRSLKKAEAAANPSPKNEDTEEANLLKRRLTMPMVGSKKDSTTIRVSPLLLRRWLKAETAANNSATNDSATKNSATTKTQNQKDETETTAGAQAPSKRRLTMPMVGYDQDSPKTPTHADALSGTSVNPIRRSSIASAAICSSLVPSLVGAFPGIPNCLLPSAEDNGSLPVPATSEASGRSGLRLKLPFLRLHIPEHQPATTWQEQDDPESHQHHHHHHHHHHVFPYFHVPTITFTAQADGESGRKFNFGIRRHSQTTLHRTDSMVSLCYRSLASYITDDNLAGLQNFLENKRVQVDDRDENGSTALILAASKGKIHFVRELVNHGADVNAEDGDNWTALLCAAKEGHTDVCLELLEHGADLEHRDMGGWTALMWATYKGRSPTVTMLLARGADVNAHGNFHISSLLWAAGRGYPDIVKDLIAHGAKVNVGDKYGTTALVWASRKGNVEIVDTLLKSGANVDTAGMYSWTALLVATLGNHVDVVLLLLEHKPNVNALDKDGCTALAIACREGHHEIANALLNAGAYVNIQDRAGDTNLIHAVKGGHRGVVESLLKKYADVDIAGKDKKTATYIAVEKGNIPILKLLLNANPDLEIATKDGDTPLLRAVRSRNAEIVQLLLDKKAKVSATDKKGDTVLHIAMRARSKAIVEILLRNPKNSQLLYRPNRQGETPYNIDINHPKTILGQIFGARRLNTNEDNENMLGYDLYSSALADILSEPSLSTPITVGLYAKWGSGKSFLLNKLREEMKNFARQWIDPVFQFSFLLFVVVTHMSLLVGVTIGLALQSWIAGLACGLSLIVITYAFLILIWYANKRYDWYWPYNFTVALTTKLNSLKLLLQVIFCHPPGGQVNDGVNAQPIKFYFTDQTRVGTSAAGENAVVQMVGSLYDSIENDFGSLSTRLYRAFRPKPDKSTTTWKWRHLCCLPYIVIFEFCFCSLLVGISVLTVYLIDLSTDKITIEKVTAHIIMVTVALILAVSVIANLYTWNRTLQALVFSQRRHLQRSISKLETLKSEGFIQTLRSEVNLMTEMVKCLDSFMAQQSRLVIIVDGLDSCEQDKVLLVLDAIQALFSDNGYPFVVILAIDPHIIAKAVEVNSRRLFTESNIGGHDYLRNMVHLPFYLQNSGLRKVKIAQQTAQHSRKTTWTEAEESVNYTTTNTMHHSMSNRRLSTESGIMNSNEKLKPQSRKGSRKLRLSESIASSIGSNLNRLGGAQDLNKMLLTDDYFSDVNPRSMRRLMNVVYVTGRLLKAFQIDFNWYHLASWINITEQWPFRTSWLILHYDMYEDNLDDGMSLKSLYDKIRPQIPVLKEVQPLLEMDRDERKLDIFLTFHRSSLLVSDMKIFLPFTINLDPYIKKKIKEEQQSIEEEAGLGPYKQYTPWTMHGGGQEPWNTSRTGIANRNMKLTRTPSLQGPGPVPSTTSWCMQPSYDWQTLPPWMQMPHMEPAIKPLSAITTLPSEILEIRLSSLTVNGICDLIDRIESLNPNQTSQYKNVIKDNNINGRVLLHCDLQELKKVLKMAFGDWELFRMVIVSLREVELSSFSTYEEGPRSVRFTVGSEQIQRKDHNLQSTSIRVPTHNEKEKGNSRTDGPPRRDQTKQSIMEKQGPPRLRPRTRIT encoded by the exons ATGCGGAAGGCTAAAGACGATCGGATCAAGATCACGACGCATCATTTCCGAATCAGCAttgaagaggaggaagaagacgaagagagCAAGAAGAAACAACCAGCTGAAGAGTCGGTTGAAGCATCGACGGGCAGGAGGGTGTCGATCAAGATCGAAGCTGAGCCTGGAACGTCTCTAATTGTTGATCCTACGAGTCGCGATCATCCTGATGCAGTTCAATCGATCGGAGACCATGCGCGGATCGATCCTCCGcagattttcgaaattgaGACGGTACTCGGAGACCAAGATGATAAATCTGACGGTAGATCAAGGACTGAAGAATCTGCAGAGTCTAGAAGTTTCGAGGACCCAGGAGACAAGGATATTACGGAGCTTGCAGATGCAAATGAGCCAAAGAAACTCGAGACACCGAGTTGCCAAGAGAAACAGAGTGAACCTTTAGCTGCCAAAGGCTCGACGACTGATCGAGTCTCGGATGCTGGAATCGGGGACTCTGCAGCGTCGATGACGATCTTGAACCGGAATTTGGCCGGGTTCCACGCGGTCGATCTTTCTTCCTCGGGGAAATCCACGGTCGCCGCAACCTTGTACCAAAATGTTGATTCGCAAAAGAGTCTTATTCGCGGACCAAGCTCGGTCCCGCATCATTCTGCCAGGCTCCCCGACTGTACCGCAATTATGCTCAGAGATCAGGAGCAGATCTCTGAGTTCAGCGAGGCACCTGGATCGAGCCTGATCGACGCGAATGAATCGAGGAAGAGGCAGACTTCTGTCAAAGCGGAGCCATTGTCAGGGTCTGAACAGGTAGCTGGAGATGATGTTGGCGAAGTTCCAATCAAGGGCGAGGCGAAAGAAACGTTCCGGACCGAGACGAGGGAGCAGAAAGTATCGCAGAGTCCTTGGGAACAGGAGTCTCCAGGGTCGAGAATGTTTGAACAAGTGGTTGGCAGTGGCGATGGTAGATATAGTCCATTAAAAGATCACCCGAGCTTGGAATCCTCTAGTACAATGGAGAAACGCGTTCCTGAAGCTGGATACTCTTCGTTGGAAGCTCAAGATAGCACTGAAGAGGTGTCTCTAAGTGATCGGCTGAGATCCTGGAATCGGACGGAGAGGAGAGGCTCTCAAAAAAGCGTTGCTTCCACTAGATCCTTTAAATCCTCGGACTCTCCAAGATCGCCCGGACCCTTGGCTGGAGTTGCTAGAAGCGTTTCGTTCgaagatcaaataaaatcgaaacccTGGTCTCCTATAAAACGAAGAGAATCTCAACGAAGCAATTCTTCAGCTAGATCCTTCAAAGACAAGTCTTCGGAATCCTCGAGATCGTTCGACTACCCAATCAGCCCCGAAGCTCCTCTCAGAAGAGTTTCGGTAGACCATCAGCAAAAATCTTGTAGTCTATTGGAACGAAGGGAATCACAGGGAAGCGTCTCTTCGGCAATGTCCTTCAAATCGAAGCCTCCAGGATTACCAGAAGAATTAGTAGCCAGCAGCGAAGGGAGCCCTAAAAATGTCCCTTACATTTTGACAAACATAAACGAAGTTGAGAAAAGAGCTTACACACCGTCAGCTTCCTCAGGTCAGGTGTCCAGCCCTGCAGTGATCAGCGCCTTGGAAAAATCGATCTTGTTAGCCTCCCAGAAGAGTCCATCCATCCAAGCCAGTCCTTTATTGATCAGAAGGTGTCTCAAAGCTGAAGCAGCAGCCAGGTCCAGTCTAGATAACTCTTCTTTGAAAATCCAAGACCCGGAAGAGGTGGACGAAGTGTATCTGAAAAGGAGATTGACGTTGCCAGCAATAAGTTTCGGCAAGCACAGTGCAACTGTCGAACCTAGCCCCCTGTGGATTAGAAGAAGCCTGAAAAAGGCTGAAGCTGCAGCCAACCCATCACCAAAAAATGAAGACACGGAAGAAGCTAATCTACTGAAAAGGAGATTAACCATGCCGATGGTTGGGTCCAAAAAAGACAGCACAACGATTCGAGTTAGCCCCTTGCTGCTCAGAAGGTGGCTTAAAGCGGAAACTGCTGCAAACAATTCTGCAACGAACGATTCTGCTACAAAGAATTCCGCAACAACAAAGACTCAGAACCAAAAAGACGAAACCGAAACGACTGCAGGTGCCCAGGCACCGTCGAAAAGAAGACTGACAATGCCGATGGTGGGGTACGATCAGGATTCACCGAAGACTCCCACCCACGCGGATGCTTTATCTGGAACCAGCGTGAACCCGATTAGGCGATCGAGCATAGCAAGTGCTGCGATCTGCTCGAGCCTCGTTCCCAGCTTGGTAGGCGCCTTTCCAGGTATCCCGAACTGTTTGCTACCAAGCGCCGAGGACAATGGTTCGCTGCCAGTACCAGCAACATCCGAGGCTTCTGGTAGAAGCGGACTCAGGTTAAAACTGCCGTTCCTGCGGCTTCATATACCGGAGCACCAGCCGGCCACCACTTGGCAGGAACAAGACGATCCAGAGTCCCACCagcatcatcatcatcatcatcatcaccaCCACGTTTTCCCCTATTTCCACGTGCCTACGATTACGTTCACCGCACAGGCTGATGGCGAGTCCGGGCGCAAGTTCAACTTCGGCATTCGCAGACACTCGCAGACG ACCTTGCACCGGACTGACTCGATGGTATCGCTCTGTTACCGATCTCTCGCCAGCTATATCACGGATGATAATCTCGCGGGACTACAGAACTTCCTCGAGAACAAACGGGTGCAGGTCGACGATCGAGATGAG AATGGCAGCACAGCTCTCATCCTTGCAGCGAGTAAGGGGAAGATACACTTTGTGCGGGAACTCGTCAATCATGGTGCAGATGTTAACGCCGAAGATGGG gATAATTGGACGGCGTTGCTTTGCGCCGCTAAGGAGGGTCACACCGATGTCTGCCTTGAGTTACTCGAGCATGGAGCCGATTTGGAGCACAGAGACATG gGAGGGTGGACAGCGCTCATGTGGGCGACTTACAAGGGTAGGTCACCGACGGTGACGATGCTGCTAGCCCGTGGAGCTGACGTCAATGCACATGGAAATTTTCATATATCATCCTTGTTATGGGCCGCGGGCAGAGGTTACCCTGATATTGTTAAAGATCTCATCGCTCATGGTGCTAAAGTTAATGTTGGCGATAAG TATGGTACTACAGCGTTGGTGTGGGCGTCACGTAAAGGAAATGTAGAAATAGTAGATACTCTGTTGAAATCTGGTGCTAACGTCGACACTGCTGGCATG TACTCATGGACTGCTCTTCTGGTTGCAACCCTTGGCAATCACGTGGACGTGGTGTTACTTCTTTTGGAGCACAAGCCAAACGTGAACGCCTTGGACAAGGACGGTTGCACTGCTCTAGCAATAGCTTGCCGGGAAGGTCACCATGAAATAGCAAATGCGCTTCTAAACGCTGGTGCCTATGTTAATATCCAGGACAGAGCCGGAGACACAAACTTGATTCACGCTGTGAAGGGCGGTCACAGAGGAGTGGTTGAATCTCTTTTAAAGAAATACGCAGACGTGGACATCGCTGGAAAG GATAAGAAAACCGCCACTTACATAGCAGTAGAAAAAGGCAATATaccgatattaaaattgttactaaaCGCTAACCCAGACTTGGAGATCGCGACGAAAGACGGCGACACGCCATTACTGCGGGCAGTTAGATCGCGGAACGCTGAAATCGTGCAATTACTGCTGGACAAGAAAGCCAAGGTCTCAGCTACCGATAAAAAAGGCGACACGGTGCTTCATATAGCCATGCGAGCAAGATCAAAAGCTATCGTCGAGATATTACTGAGAAATCCGAAAAACAGTCAGCTACTGTACCGCCCGAATAGACAAGGGGAGACGCCGTACAACATTGACATTAATCACCCCAAGACGATCCTCGGGCAAATATTTGGTGCAC GACGTTTGAATACTAACGAGGATAATGAAAATATGCTTGGCTATGATCTGTATAGCAGTGCGTTGGCAGACATTCTTAGTGAACCATCTCTTTCAACTCCCATAACTGTTGGcctttatgcaaaatgggGTTCTGGGAAATCGTTTTTATTGAACAAGTTGAGAG AGGAAATGAAGAATTTCGCTCGCCAATGGATAGATCCCGTATTTCAGTTTTCTTTCTTGCTTTTCGTGGTGGTGACTCACATGTCTTTATTAGTGGGCGTCACTATAGGACTTGCCCTACAATCGTGGATAGCCGGTCTTGCCTGTGGTCTAAGTCTTATCGTGATTACTTATGCGTTTTTGATACTTATTTGGTATGCTAACAAGAG ATACGATTGGTACTGGCCATATAATTTTACGGTAGCTCTCACCACGAAGTTgaactcgttaaaattattattgcaagtGATCTTCTGCCATCCCCCTGGTGGTCAAGTTAACGATGGTGTTAATGCACAgccaatcaaattttatttcaccgatCAGACTCGAGTAGGCACATCAGCTGCTGGAGAAAATGCTGTGGTACAAATGGTGGGATCTCTGTACGATTCGATTGAGAATGATTTTGGTTCCCTGTCCACGCGACTCTACAGAGCGTTCAGACCAAAACCTGATAAGTCAACCACCACCTGGAAATGGAGACATCTTTGTTGTCTACCTTACATTGTTATATTCGAGTTCTGCTTTTGCAGTCTACTTGTTGGTATCTCTGTGCTCACCGTCTACCTCATTGACCTCTCTACCGATAA GATAACGATAGAAAAGGTCACGGCACACATTATCATGGTAACAGTTGCCTTAATACTAGCTGTCAGTGTAATAGCGAACTTGTACACATGGAATCGAACATTGCAAGCATTAGTTTTCTCCCAAAGACGGCATCTCCAACGTAGCATATCCAAGTTGGAGACCTTGAAAAGTGAAGGCTTCATACAAACTTTGAGAAGCGAAGTTAATTTAATGACAGAAATG GTGAAATGTCTAGATAGTTTCATGGCTCAGCAGAGTAGATTAGTAATAATCGTGGATGGCTTGGACAGTTGCGAACAGGATAAGGTATTGTTAGTTTTGGATGCTATACAGGCACTGTTCAGTGATAATGGTTACCCGTTTGTCGTTATATTAGCTATCGATCCCCATATTATTGCTAAG GCAGTGGAAGTCAATAGTAGAAGATTATTTACGGAATCGAATATTGGGGGTCACGACTACCTACGCAACATGGTGCATCTTCCATTTTATCTGCAAAATAGCGGTTTAAGGAAGGTGAAAATTGCTCAACAAACTGCCCAGCATAGTAGAAAAACCACGTGGACCGAAGCCGAGGAGAGCGTTAATTATACCACCACTAATACAATGCATCATTCTATGTCAAATAGAAGACTCAGTACGGAGTCTGGCATAATGAACAGCAATGAGAAGCTAAAACCACAAAGCAGAAAAGGCAGCAGGAAATTACGATTAAGTGAATCGATCGCAAGCAGTATTGGCAGCAATTTGAACCGATTAGGTGGTGCACAGGATCTCAATAAGATGCTTCTCACTGATGATTACTTCAGCGACGTGAATCCGCGTAGCATGAGAAGATTAATGAACGTCGTTTATGTCACTG ggAGATTGTTGAAAGCATTCCAAATCGATTTTAACTGGTACCACTTAGCCAGTTGGATCAATATTACAGAGCAATGGCCGTTCAGAACGTCTTGGTTGATCCTGCATTACGACATGTATGAGGACAACTTGGACGACGGCATGTCGTTGAAGAGTCTTTACGATAA GATACGGCCGCAGATACCCGTACTTAAAGAAGTCCAGCCTCTTTTAGAGATGGATAGAGATGAGCGGAAGTTAGACATTTTTCTAACTTTCCATCGATCTAGTTTATTAGTCAGCGACATGAAGATATTCTTGCCATTCACGATTAATCTCGACCCCTACATTAAGAAAAAGATCAAGGAGGAGCAACAAAGCATCGAAGAGGAAGCAGGACTTGGACCATATAAACAGTATACTCCTTGGACCATGCATGGTGGTGGTCAAGAACCATGGAACACGAGTAGAACTGGGATAGCAAATCGAAACATGAAATTAACTAGGACACCAAGTCTACAAGGACCTGGACCGGTTCCATCGACAACGTCCTGGTGCATGCAGCCATCGTATGACTGGCAGACACTACCACCGTGGATGCAAATGCCTCATATGGAACCTGCAATTAAACCACTTTCTGCGATTACGACTCTACCG TCCGAAATTTTGGAGATTAGGCTGTCGAGTCTAACTGTAAATGGCATTTGCGACCTTATCGACAGAATAGAGAGTCTGAATCCAAATCAGACATCACAgtacaaaaatgttattaaggATAATAACATTAATGGCAGGGTTTTGCTGCACTGCGACTTACAAGAATTGAAAAAG gTACTTAAAATGGCTTTTGGTGATTGGGAACTGTTTCGCATGGTGATCGTATCACTTAGGGAAGTAGAGTTGTCATCGTTCAGCACATACGAAGAAGGTCCTCGCAGTGTACGATTCACTGTAGGATCAGAACAAATTCAACGAAAAG aTCACAATTTACAAAGCACATCGATACGTGTGCCAACACacaacgagaaagaaaaaggcaaCTCAAGAACCGATGGTCCACCGAGGCGAGACCAGACCAAACAATCCATCATGGAGAAACAA GGTCCACCTCGGCTGCGGCCCAGGACACGGATTACGTGA